In Halalkalibaculum roseum, a single window of DNA contains:
- a CDS encoding FMN-binding protein, with the protein MIPLRKLVFAVCILGVLPFSGYAQVAPDKVKSAKLTESIEAVTGSKQAPSWNTILVPAESKDPIKKEFKLKRSIPDSIHVGVVENGESKTFIIPDIAPSKSEKFSYVLYVNSNKEIIDIDVLTYRESYGYEIDYPFFRKQFKGMDEAEEIRFNRSIQNISGATISARNITNAVHDLMLIVNRVGLE; encoded by the coding sequence ATGATTCCGTTAAGAAAACTTGTTTTTGCAGTTTGTATTCTGGGAGTGCTTCCATTTTCTGGGTATGCCCAGGTTGCTCCGGACAAGGTAAAAAGCGCCAAGCTAACGGAGTCGATTGAAGCGGTTACGGGTTCAAAACAAGCACCGTCCTGGAATACAATCCTGGTGCCTGCCGAATCAAAGGATCCCATCAAGAAAGAATTCAAGCTCAAAAGAAGCATCCCTGACAGCATCCATGTGGGAGTCGTGGAGAATGGCGAATCAAAGACTTTTATTATTCCTGATATCGCGCCCAGCAAATCAGAGAAGTTTTCTTACGTACTGTATGTCAACTCCAACAAGGAGATTATAGATATTGATGTGTTGACATACCGGGAAAGCTACGGGTATGAGATAGATTATCCCTTTTTTAGAAAACAATTCAAGGGGATGGATGAAGCCGAAGAAATTAGATTCAATAGGTCCATCCAAAATATAAGCGGTGCTACCATATCTGCCAGAAACATTACCAATGCTGTTCATGATCTCATGCTTATCGTAAACAGAGTGGGGTTAGAGTAA
- a CDS encoding NAD(P)H-binding protein, with amino-acid sequence MKISVLGCGWLGEPLAESLSKKDHTVKGSTTTESKIPKLEKKGIEAYLMTLEPDLNCENCESFWNADVLVLNIPPGRGRDNIIEYHGAQIQSVIEHLKSSDINRVVFVSSTSVYPKLPGVVEESDAIAGEAGRESGNALLRAESLLMDADEFNTTVLRFGGLYGYDRHPAKYMAGKTNLNRGKAPVNLIHRDDCIRIIEQIIEEEITGEIFNAVSDGHPPRKMYYSSAAEALDLVPPTFSEDTDKEYKVVSNRKLKDKLNYRFKYPNPMLLEQ; translated from the coding sequence ATGAAGATCAGTGTTTTGGGTTGCGGCTGGCTGGGAGAGCCCCTTGCAGAAAGCCTGTCAAAAAAAGATCACACCGTTAAAGGCTCGACCACAACCGAATCGAAAATTCCCAAACTTGAAAAGAAAGGTATTGAAGCCTATTTAATGACACTTGAACCCGATTTGAATTGTGAGAATTGTGAATCGTTCTGGAATGCAGATGTTTTGGTATTGAACATACCTCCGGGAAGGGGAAGGGACAATATCATTGAATATCACGGTGCCCAAATACAATCGGTCATAGAACACCTGAAGTCTTCTGATATCAATCGGGTGGTTTTTGTAAGCTCCACATCGGTTTATCCTAAACTCCCCGGTGTTGTTGAAGAGTCGGACGCAATCGCGGGAGAGGCCGGTAGAGAATCGGGTAATGCCCTGCTTCGTGCCGAATCCTTATTGATGGATGCAGACGAGTTCAATACTACCGTTCTTCGCTTCGGCGGACTTTACGGCTACGATCGGCACCCTGCCAAATACATGGCCGGCAAGACCAACCTGAATCGCGGAAAAGCTCCTGTAAATCTTATTCACCGCGATGACTGCATCCGTATCATTGAGCAGATTATTGAGGAGGAAATTACAGGAGAGATTTTTAATGCCGTGTCTGACGGGCACCCGCCACGTAAAATGTATTATTCTTCAGCAGCGGAAGCCCTTGACCTGGTCCCCCCAACTTTCAGCGAGGATACCGACAAAGAGTACAAGGTTGTTTCCAATCGCAAGTTAAAAGATAAACTGAACTACCGCTTCAAATATCCGAACCCCATGCTTTTGGAACAGTAA
- a CDS encoding DUF3592 domain-containing protein has protein sequence MDIILLLVGAIFAFAGFAILWNQLYALLYFDRAVGKVIALERRTTPESNSRKKGGPMYYPVVEYIGKGNMLTFTGNTGSNWPAYEIGEEVNVLYSYDTKDAQLKSAVPLFIGLIFGLIGLGLCYYFFITFTFSLFSMAIYAFGGILIVRQVKKGLKKRDINSLDELKESFRNTEMKTKKGTAPEQSVRINNTEELNREVFKKSKGLKYVGPVFTLVGLALVGLSIYLGMKRAEFLETALTASGEVTRLIESRSDDSYVYYPMVEFTVPGSEQAITFRHDSGSNPPSYSVGEVVSVLYDPQNPHNAIIDGGLLNWFATALTSLLGLIFAGVGISSVISWQKYKRITDRY, from the coding sequence ATGGATATCATTCTATTACTGGTAGGTGCAATTTTCGCATTTGCCGGTTTCGCCATTCTATGGAACCAGCTGTATGCCTTATTATATTTTGACAGGGCTGTTGGAAAGGTAATTGCTCTTGAGAGACGAACCACGCCTGAAAGCAATTCCAGAAAAAAGGGGGGACCTATGTACTACCCGGTAGTGGAATATATAGGTAAGGGTAATATGCTGACTTTTACCGGCAACACAGGATCAAACTGGCCCGCTTATGAGATCGGTGAAGAAGTTAACGTTTTATACTCTTACGATACCAAAGATGCCCAGCTTAAATCAGCAGTACCCTTATTTATTGGATTGATATTCGGCCTAATCGGATTGGGATTGTGCTACTATTTTTTCATCACCTTTACCTTCTCGCTCTTTTCAATGGCAATTTATGCCTTTGGCGGGATACTGATTGTAAGACAGGTTAAAAAGGGGTTGAAAAAAAGGGATATCAACTCTTTGGATGAGTTGAAAGAATCCTTCCGAAATACAGAAATGAAGACTAAGAAAGGTACCGCACCGGAACAAAGCGTCAGGATAAACAACACAGAGGAGCTTAACCGGGAGGTATTCAAGAAGTCGAAGGGATTAAAATATGTCGGACCTGTTTTTACGCTGGTTGGGCTGGCTTTAGTAGGGCTCTCTATTTACCTGGGTATGAAAAGAGCTGAATTCCTGGAAACTGCTCTTACAGCATCTGGCGAGGTGACAAGGCTTATTGAGTCGAGATCGGACGACAGCTATGTTTACTATCCCATGGTAGAATTCACGGTTCCGGGCAGTGAACAGGCAATTACCTTTCGTCACGATTCCGGCAGCAACCCTCCCTCCTACAGCGTTGGAGAGGTTGTCTCAGTATTGTATGATCCGCAAAATCCCCATAATGCCATAATCGATGGCGGCCTTTTGAACTGGTTTGCAACAGCTTTGACTTCCCTGCTTGGTTTGATATTCGCCGGGGTGGGCATTTCATCTGTAATAAGTTGGCAAAAATACAAACGTATTACAGACCGATATTGA
- a CDS encoding SDR family oxidoreductase: MKCLVTGVTGYIGGRLVPYLLDRGHSVKVLCRDAERLQGRRWIEEVEVCEADVLKPETLDGIMQDIDVAYYLIHSMSGNENADFHERDMKAAQNFGEEAKKQHVKRIIYLGGLGSDEDHLSKHLKSRQQTGQTLRESGVPVTEFRAAIVVGSGSKSFEMIRYLTDRVPIMICPRWVYSKVQPIAIRNVLQYLVTAIEKPETENEIIEIGGKDVMTYAEMMKTYARVNGLKRILMPVPVLTPQLSSYWVHWMTPIPASLAKPLIEGLKNDVIVQNDKAKKLFPEIEPFGYEKAVRLAIRRIDTQDVETTWNDALLSSKGDERPVVLESKQGLNIERRMRTVEADPEKVFKVFTSLGGEKGWLAFEWAWKLRGILDRMVGGVGFRRGRRSPEDLRVGDALDFWRVEAIKESKLLRLRAEMKVPGKAWLEFQAVPVNDKETQLIQTAYFEPKGLFGLIYWYGLYPIHSLIFSSMIDHIAREVVNNSGHE, encoded by the coding sequence ATGAAATGTTTGGTTACAGGAGTAACGGGTTATATCGGGGGCCGATTGGTTCCCTATCTGCTTGATCGGGGACATTCCGTGAAAGTACTATGCCGTGATGCAGAACGACTGCAGGGGAGAAGGTGGATTGAGGAAGTAGAAGTTTGCGAGGCTGATGTATTGAAGCCCGAAACCCTCGATGGCATTATGCAGGACATCGACGTTGCCTACTATTTGATCCACAGTATGAGCGGCAACGAGAATGCGGACTTCCATGAACGAGACATGAAGGCGGCGCAAAATTTTGGGGAAGAGGCAAAAAAGCAACATGTAAAGAGAATCATTTACTTGGGAGGCCTTGGCAGTGACGAAGATCATCTTTCAAAGCATCTGAAATCCAGACAGCAGACCGGTCAGACGCTGCGGGAGTCAGGAGTACCCGTGACAGAGTTCAGGGCGGCCATCGTGGTAGGTTCCGGAAGCAAGTCGTTCGAGATGATACGCTATCTAACAGACCGGGTACCTATTATGATTTGTCCTCGTTGGGTGTATAGTAAGGTGCAGCCCATAGCCATACGTAATGTACTGCAATATCTGGTTACAGCCATTGAAAAACCTGAAACCGAAAATGAGATTATTGAGATCGGCGGTAAAGATGTCATGACCTATGCCGAGATGATGAAAACCTATGCCCGGGTCAACGGACTCAAAAGAATATTGATGCCGGTACCGGTGCTGACCCCGCAGTTATCTTCGTATTGGGTTCACTGGATGACACCCATCCCGGCATCTCTTGCGAAACCATTGATCGAGGGGCTGAAGAACGATGTCATTGTACAAAATGATAAAGCCAAGAAGCTGTTCCCAGAAATAGAACCCTTCGGCTATGAAAAAGCGGTTCGCCTAGCCATCAGAAGGATTGATACGCAGGATGTGGAAACCACATGGAATGATGCCCTGCTCAGCAGCAAAGGCGATGAGCGTCCGGTAGTTCTGGAGTCGAAACAGGGTCTGAATATCGAACGGAGAATGCGTACCGTCGAGGCGGATCCTGAAAAGGTATTTAAAGTATTTACCAGCCTTGGCGGGGAAAAAGGATGGCTGGCCTTTGAATGGGCCTGGAAACTTCGCGGCATCCTCGATCGAATGGTAGGTGGTGTTGGCTTCAGGCGGGGAAGAAGAAGTCCCGAAGATTTGCGTGTTGGGGATGCCTTGGATTTTTGGCGGGTTGAAGCAATTAAAGAAAGTAAGCTTTTACGCCTGAGAGCGGAGATGAAAGTGCCCGGGAAAGCATGGCTGGAATTTCAAGCCGTTCCGGTTAATGATAAAGAGACTCAGCTGATTCAAACGGCCTATTTTGAACCTAAAGGTTTGTTCGGACTGATCTACTGGTACGGTCTATATCCTATTCATTCGCTAATTTTTTCCAGTATGATTGATCATATCGCCCGGGAAGTTGTGAATAATTCCGGTCACGAGTAG
- the hemG gene encoding protoporphyrinogen oxidase, with protein MTNNKSSVGVLGAGITGLCAAYKLSRNGVDVTVYEKRDMAGGSIRTVQTGDWLTEHGPNTLMVRTEKVWDLIDELDLNSKMMEANREARKRFIVRNGVPKPLPMSLWDFISTDLFSASAKFRLFKEPFIRGIEKDDESIAAFMKRRFGKEVVDYAINPFVAGIYAGDPEKLSIKHTFNKLFKLEQNYGSITKGMLKSDRKSSARKALISFEGGLNALTQKLSKKLGNSLKLNHSISQIQYSNNKWQLQFDDHDRAEHDLIISCLPAHALSYVMQEVLAAPFTEKLKDIPYAPMSIIHLGYKKDQVQHALDGFGLLVPEVEDFKILGTLFSSSLFPGRAPEDHALLTTFIGGSRYPELAHLEKDDLIEKVQHELDRLLGISGTPVFTDHTYWKNAIPQYEVDYDTFLDTMKMIESNFPSLFITGNIRGGVSVPDCITNGIETAEKAVSLLKG; from the coding sequence ATGACTAACAATAAATCATCGGTAGGAGTGCTGGGAGCAGGTATAACGGGACTTTGCGCTGCCTACAAACTTTCCAGGAATGGAGTTGATGTTACGGTCTACGAAAAGAGGGATATGGCTGGCGGATCCATACGTACCGTGCAAACCGGTGACTGGCTCACGGAGCATGGGCCAAACACCCTAATGGTTCGTACGGAAAAAGTGTGGGACCTGATCGATGAATTGGATCTGAATTCCAAAATGATGGAAGCGAACCGCGAAGCCCGTAAGCGATTCATCGTAAGAAACGGCGTGCCGAAGCCACTCCCCATGTCCCTCTGGGATTTCATCTCAACGGATCTTTTCTCAGCTTCCGCCAAATTCCGGCTCTTCAAGGAGCCCTTTATCCGCGGTATTGAGAAGGATGACGAGAGCATTGCGGCGTTCATGAAGCGACGATTCGGCAAGGAGGTGGTTGACTATGCAATAAACCCTTTTGTAGCCGGAATTTATGCCGGCGATCCCGAGAAGCTTTCCATAAAACACACATTCAATAAGCTCTTTAAGCTGGAGCAAAACTACGGCTCAATAACCAAGGGCATGCTTAAGAGCGACAGGAAATCGTCTGCCAGGAAAGCACTCATATCTTTTGAAGGCGGATTAAATGCCCTTACTCAAAAGTTGAGTAAAAAGCTGGGCAACTCTTTGAAACTAAACCACAGCATCAGTCAGATTCAATACTCGAATAACAAGTGGCAATTGCAATTTGATGATCATGACCGTGCAGAACATGACCTTATCATATCCTGCCTGCCCGCGCATGCCCTTTCTTACGTGATGCAGGAAGTACTAGCCGCACCTTTTACGGAAAAACTAAAAGATATTCCATACGCTCCGATGAGCATCATCCATCTGGGTTACAAAAAAGATCAGGTACAGCATGCCCTTGACGGATTCGGATTGCTGGTGCCGGAAGTCGAAGATTTTAAGATTTTGGGTACCCTCTTCTCTTCCAGTCTCTTTCCAGGCCGTGCGCCGGAGGACCATGCCTTGCTGACCACCTTTATCGGGGGATCCAGGTATCCCGAACTGGCGCATCTTGAAAAAGATGATTTGATAGAAAAAGTTCAGCATGAACTCGACCGCTTACTGGGGATTTCCGGAACTCCGGTCTTTACCGATCACACCTACTGGAAAAATGCCATCCCTCAATATGAAGTCGACTATGATACCTTTTTGGATACCATGAAGATGATAGAAAGTAACTTTCCGAGTCTTTTCATTACAGGAAATATCCGCGGTGGAGTCTCCGTACCGGACTGCATAACTAATGGAATTGAAACGGCAGAAAAAGCCGTCTCGTTATTGAAGGGATGA
- a CDS encoding coiled-coil domain-containing protein 22, whose product MKIIKTFGIIVLSFAIITGCSQKSENESGSAEEMTEEAAKKMEAEFQENREQFISESQARLDSLENKLTEVGKEIQGESDEAQRKMEATWSNLKQQTATIRSNVEKLENASRESWDKLKTTAAEQIDYLESQLAEMEKELES is encoded by the coding sequence ATGAAAATTATTAAAACATTTGGCATCATAGTATTGTCATTTGCAATAATTACGGGATGCAGCCAGAAATCGGAAAATGAATCGGGATCCGCTGAGGAGATGACGGAAGAGGCTGCCAAGAAAATGGAAGCTGAATTTCAGGAAAATCGAGAGCAGTTTATTTCTGAAAGCCAGGCACGTCTTGATTCACTGGAAAATAAACTGACGGAAGTCGGAAAGGAAATCCAGGGAGAATCGGATGAAGCCCAACGTAAGATGGAAGCAACCTGGTCAAATCTCAAACAACAGACTGCAACCATACGCTCTAATGTTGAGAAGCTCGAAAATGCTTCCCGTGAAAGCTGGGACAAGCTGAAGACCACAGCTGCCGAACAGATTGATTACCTGGAATCACAGCTTGCTGAAATGGAAAAAGAGCTTGAGTCTTGA
- a CDS encoding carboxymuconolactone decarboxylase family protein: MSESKEENRLDAFRKQRAEMNEKILDLDHLGIKRFFNLDTNTYKDGALPMQTKELLGLVASTVLRCNDCIDYHLEQCAESGFSKDEIIDALNVALVVGGSIVIPHLRHAVATLELLEKENTLKSN, encoded by the coding sequence ATGAGTGAATCAAAGGAAGAAAACAGGCTGGATGCGTTTAGAAAGCAAAGAGCCGAAATGAACGAAAAGATACTGGACCTTGACCACCTGGGGATCAAGCGCTTTTTTAATCTTGATACCAATACCTATAAAGACGGTGCACTGCCTATGCAGACCAAAGAGCTGCTGGGATTGGTGGCATCAACAGTGCTGCGTTGCAACGACTGTATCGACTATCATCTGGAGCAATGTGCGGAATCGGGATTCAGTAAGGATGAAATCATTGACGCATTAAATGTGGCCCTGGTTGTAGGGGGAAGCATCGTGATTCCCCACTTACGCCATGCAGTTGCTACCCTGGAGCTTTTGGAAAAGGAGAATACTCTAAAAAGTAATTAG
- the pruA gene encoding L-glutamate gamma-semialdehyde dehydrogenase produces the protein MANAYFEIREPKNEPVKSYAPGTPERKELKKELERQKSQVIEIPAIIGGKEVKTGRTEDVNIPHNHSHKLATVHLCGEKEVDMAIESALEARKKWAAMPWEHRVSIFKKAADLLSGPWRYKMNAATMLGQSKTAYQSEIDAIAELADFFRFNAYYLTEIYKDQPYSPDGMWNRSEYRPLEGFVFAVTPFNFSSIAVNLPTAPALCGNVSLWKPATTSVYSSYFAMQMLKEAGLPDGVINFLPGHGADVGNPAINSEHLSGLHFTGSTGTFQHLWKSIADNIKKYRTYPRIVGETGGKDFIFAHKSADVDAVVIAALRAAYEYQGQKCSAASRMYLPESIWPEFKKKFTEEVGKIKMGEAEDFRNFMTAVIDQKAFDSITEYIDYAKESDDAEILIGGGYDDSEGYFIEPTLVQAHDPKFKTMEEEIFGPVLTVYVYEDDKFDETLELCDTTSPYALTGAIFSQDRYALNKMAEYLNQAAGNFYINDKPTAAVVNQQPFGGARKSGTNDKAGSAANLMRWISVRSIKESQNPPKDWTYPFMGEK, from the coding sequence ATGGCTAACGCGTATTTTGAGATCAGAGAACCGAAGAATGAACCGGTAAAATCGTATGCTCCCGGCACTCCGGAGCGAAAAGAATTGAAAAAAGAGCTGGAGAGGCAGAAGTCCCAGGTTATTGAAATACCGGCTATCATTGGTGGGAAGGAAGTAAAGACCGGGAGAACAGAAGACGTGAATATTCCCCATAACCATAGCCATAAGCTGGCAACAGTTCATCTTTGTGGAGAAAAGGAAGTAGACATGGCCATCGAATCAGCTCTGGAAGCACGTAAAAAATGGGCGGCGATGCCCTGGGAACACCGCGTTTCCATCTTCAAAAAGGCAGCCGACCTGCTTTCCGGACCCTGGCGCTACAAGATGAACGCAGCCACGATGCTGGGTCAATCAAAGACTGCTTACCAATCGGAAATTGATGCCATTGCAGAACTGGCAGATTTCTTCCGGTTCAACGCTTACTATCTGACCGAAATTTACAAAGATCAGCCCTACTCACCGGATGGCATGTGGAACCGTTCCGAATACCGGCCGCTTGAAGGCTTTGTCTTCGCCGTAACGCCCTTTAACTTCAGCTCCATTGCAGTCAACCTGCCCACTGCTCCGGCCCTCTGTGGAAATGTATCACTATGGAAACCAGCTACCACTTCAGTTTACTCCAGCTATTTTGCCATGCAGATGCTGAAAGAAGCCGGTCTGCCCGATGGCGTAATTAATTTCCTGCCCGGCCACGGCGCCGATGTGGGTAACCCGGCTATAAATAGCGAGCACCTATCCGGACTTCACTTTACCGGCTCCACGGGTACTTTCCAGCACCTTTGGAAAAGCATAGCCGACAACATCAAAAAATATAGAACCTACCCGCGTATCGTCGGAGAGACGGGCGGTAAAGACTTTATTTTTGCCCATAAGTCTGCCGATGTGGATGCCGTCGTTATTGCGGCCTTGAGAGCTGCTTATGAATACCAGGGGCAAAAATGCTCTGCGGCATCCCGCATGTACCTTCCGGAATCTATTTGGCCCGAGTTCAAGAAGAAGTTCACAGAGGAAGTAGGAAAAATTAAAATGGGCGAAGCGGAGGACTTTAGAAATTTCATGACCGCTGTTATTGACCAGAAGGCCTTCGACAGCATTACCGAGTATATCGACTATGCAAAGGAGTCAGACGATGCCGAAATACTTATCGGCGGTGGCTATGATGACTCTGAAGGATATTTCATCGAACCGACCCTTGTACAGGCACATGATCCCAAGTTCAAGACCATGGAAGAGGAGATCTTCGGACCGGTTCTTACCGTATATGTTTATGAAGATGACAAGTTTGATGAGACACTCGAACTTTGTGATACCACATCACCCTATGCCTTGACCGGAGCCATCTTTTCGCAAGATCGCTATGCTCTCAATAAGATGGCAGAATACCTAAACCAGGCTGCAGGTAACTTCTACATCAATGATAAACCGACTGCGGCGGTTGTCAATCAGCAGCCTTTTGGTGGTGCACGCAAGTCGGGTACTAACGATAAAGCCGGCAGTGCAGCCAATCTTATGAGATGGATTTCTGTGCGGTCCATTAAAGAATCTCAGAATCCACCCAAAGATTGGACCTATCCGTTCATGGGAGAAAAGTAG
- a CDS encoding iron ABC transporter substrate-binding protein codes for MNTLKTLLSVCLALLVSLSIVSCSQESADELIVYSGRSQALVDDLVDQFKKETGANIKVRYGNDAELLAILNEEGDKSPADVIWANTTGALSNATEQDLLTTLPDSLLAKPAAYSSTSGKWIPITVRFRVMVYNPDNVDPSDLPASVMDLPDMEEFEGRVGWTPTYSSFYDFITAMRITQGEEDTRRWLLKMQQLNPKAYNSNTPMVQGVAAGEIDIALTNHYYPIQMKYGGAEGYFEGYEHYGQPEPDPEANYETYHFEEGDIGNLALVTGAGQLKTADNAELAQQFLSFLLSKEAQEYAARSVNEYPVTKGVNLPEFMLDEEEAFELSPDYNYEQLQQLEETLNLLREAGLI; via the coding sequence ATGAACACTCTAAAAACACTTTTGTCTGTCTGCTTGGCGTTACTTGTATCGCTGAGTATTGTTTCCTGTTCTCAAGAATCGGCCGATGAACTCATAGTCTATTCCGGTCGCAGCCAAGCCCTGGTCGATGATCTGGTTGATCAATTTAAGAAAGAGACCGGCGCCAACATTAAGGTTCGATACGGCAACGATGCCGAATTGCTTGCCATCCTAAATGAGGAGGGTGATAAAAGTCCCGCCGATGTGATCTGGGCCAACACAACTGGGGCCTTATCCAATGCCACTGAACAGGACCTTCTGACTACCTTGCCTGATTCTCTGCTTGCAAAGCCGGCAGCTTATAGTTCTACTTCAGGAAAATGGATACCCATTACGGTGCGATTCAGAGTGATGGTGTACAATCCGGATAATGTAGACCCTTCCGACCTGCCTGCCTCCGTGATGGATCTGCCGGATATGGAAGAATTTGAAGGCCGGGTAGGATGGACACCGACCTATTCAAGCTTTTACGATTTTATTACAGCTATGCGTATTACTCAGGGAGAGGAGGACACCCGAAGATGGCTGCTGAAGATGCAGCAACTGAACCCCAAAGCATATAATTCGAATACTCCGATGGTACAGGGTGTAGCAGCTGGGGAAATTGATATCGCGCTTACCAACCACTACTACCCCATTCAAATGAAGTATGGAGGAGCTGAAGGGTACTTCGAGGGTTATGAGCATTACGGACAGCCGGAACCTGATCCGGAAGCTAATTATGAAACCTATCATTTTGAAGAAGGAGACATCGGAAACCTGGCGCTGGTTACGGGAGCCGGACAGCTAAAAACAGCTGATAATGCTGAACTGGCACAACAGTTTCTGAGCTTTTTACTCTCTAAGGAAGCCCAGGAATATGCAGCTAGGTCCGTTAACGAATATCCTGTAACCAAAGGAGTAAACCTGCCGGAATTCATGCTGGATGAGGAAGAAGCATTTGAGCTAAGTCCGGACTATAATTATGAGCAACTTCAGCAGCTGGAAGAAACACTAAATCTGCTACGAGAAGCCGGACTTATATAA
- a CDS encoding FAD:protein FMN transferase, whose amino-acid sequence MSLNRKDFLRYLITGGLGACFGGASAIPKYFKENGAGLVTVKRQSLVMGSVASFEVVADSERAGYEAIRKAVDVFRSLDKKLSMYRDDSEMAVLGKSAGRTPVSISEDALEVLGFSKKISESTGGLFDVTIEPAMKSWGFRKEPGDLIKEPTHEELRKLEQLIGSEKISITGNRAYLEQKGMAVDLGGVAGGYALDKAIEEMKRSDIRAAYINFSGDIHCFGQPLDGESWKVQILDPGTGQPLQESINLQERALSTSGAYENRRENEGASWGHLLNPETARPVEPVASATAIHASAMMADAWSTASYLGAEAPGEVETIFIK is encoded by the coding sequence ATGAGTCTAAACAGGAAAGATTTTTTAAGATATCTGATTACCGGCGGTCTAGGTGCTTGTTTCGGAGGCGCCTCCGCTATTCCTAAATACTTCAAGGAAAATGGCGCTGGACTTGTAACGGTTAAAAGACAAAGTCTGGTGATGGGCTCCGTTGCAAGCTTTGAAGTTGTTGCGGATTCTGAACGTGCCGGCTATGAGGCCATTCGCAAGGCTGTGGATGTTTTTCGCTCACTGGATAAAAAACTTTCTATGTATCGCGATGACAGTGAGATGGCGGTACTGGGTAAATCAGCAGGACGGACGCCTGTTTCGATATCGGAAGATGCTCTTGAGGTTTTAGGGTTTTCCAAAAAAATTAGTGAATCAACCGGGGGATTATTCGATGTAACTATTGAGCCTGCAATGAAATCCTGGGGATTCAGAAAGGAACCGGGTGATCTTATCAAAGAACCGACCCATGAAGAACTTCGAAAGCTGGAACAGCTCATAGGTTCGGAGAAGATCTCTATCACCGGCAACCGGGCTTATCTCGAGCAGAAGGGCATGGCCGTTGATTTAGGCGGGGTAGCCGGAGGTTATGCTCTTGACAAGGCAATTGAAGAGATGAAGCGAAGTGACATCAGGGCTGCTTATATAAATTTCAGCGGTGATATTCACTGTTTCGGTCAGCCGCTTGATGGGGAAAGCTGGAAAGTTCAGATTCTGGATCCCGGTACAGGGCAGCCCCTTCAGGAGAGTATAAACCTGCAAGAGCGTGCACTCAGTACCAGCGGAGCCTACGAAAACCGCCGTGAGAACGAAGGTGCCTCCTGGGGACACCTGCTAAATCCGGAAACAGCCAGACCGGTTGAACCGGTGGCATCTGCTACTGCCATACATGCTTCTGCAATGATGGCAGATGCCTGGTCAACGGCATCTTATTTAGGTGCAGAAGCTCCGGGAGAAGTGGAGACAATTTTCATTAAGTAA